A segment of the Trifolium pratense cultivar HEN17-A07 linkage group LG7, ARS_RC_1.1, whole genome shotgun sequence genome:
TCAACGAAGGGAAAACTTTGAAAAGAATAAGAGCACGAGCTCAAGGGCGGGCTAACCAAATTCTAAAGCGCACTTGTCATATTACTATCACAGTAAAAGGTTTACCTAGTGAGTCTGTTGTGGAAGTAAATCCCTCTTGATCCTATTTGAAAATCAAAAATATTTATCCCTATTGCGAATCTCCTCCAATCATTACATTTGATGGAAATTTCTGCATTTTGATATTATGTAGCTCAATTAATACTGTGACTTCTGCATGAGTGTTGAGAATCTTTTAAGTGTACCACTATGTAGAGCTATTTGAATATTCATGAAATGTTTTAGCATTGatatttgaaattaatttacttTAGTTAAAAATCTTGTTATGTGTGGAGGCTTTATGTTACGCAAGGTTTTGTTAGTGAATCCTGATATATCTTGTGCACATTTGTcttttcccttttctttttgTAAGTTTATTAAGACTAAGGAGGTTGCACATTTTGCTACACACAAAAACACACCCCATCGAAGCTTTgacatatttaaaatattgtttttgtcAGAAGTTGAGAAAACTGTTCCCAAAACCAATTTCCAGTCCTTACTGAATACttctattcttttttatttttttttgaaacagaatACTTCTATTATTAAAAGCCTTCTCTTGTGAATGACATTTTCAAAAACCTTAGACTTGAATATTTACTTCTGCATCAGAAAACTCAAGTTTCAGATACAACCCAATTTCTTTTGAacttttttggcttaattatatttttggtcccttatctttattttaggttttaagttggtctcttatcttttaaaagttttaaattggtcCCTATGTTATTGAACTCAACATAAATCGGTtcttttcgttaaattttgagttaattttttctaactttttgttaaattttgagttaatttcttctaaaacttTCACATAGTACCCTCCTAAATGGTCAGCGTACGCAAACTCATTAGCCATGTAGacgatttaaataaaaatttgactaaaaggaccaaattgaaacttttaaaagataagagaccaacttgaaatctaaaataaagataatggatcaaatatgcaattaagctaACTTTTTTTAGACCCTTctttaaaacaataaaactcTTTGGAACGTGTGTGTTTTCTCTCATTATCATAATATATAACCCCCTTCCTTTTCTCACACCGAAACCTATTTTGAAGgctgtataattttttttttgaaaactgttcttggtatgaattggatttggatcctctcctttATAAATTATATGCTTCATCTTTGCTATTCACAACTTAACCAACAAAAATTTCTTTAGGCTCATCATCAATTTCAACTGGTTGACATTCATTGGTTCCCATATTTATCGTACAAATAAGTACAatctaagttaaaaagaaaaatatatcacccaacataaaattaataatactaGTGTGAGCCAAGTACGGGATAagaattcattttttttggtaaggaagctaaaaaaagaaaagaaaaaagagagggACTATTCACGAAGAAAAAAAGTTCTCATTGCGTCGTTTCTAAGAAGATCACGAACACCATCTGGAGTAGAAGCATGGATCAGGTAGTCGGCATCTGAGGAGGCTCCAAGTTTAGCGAAGAAATCTGCACATTGATTCCCTTCTCTAAGCGTGTGATAGAGAGAAGCATTGGTTTGTGAGAGCAGCTCTTTTATATCTTGGATCAATACAGCATGGGTATGAAACTTGGCATGAGGACCTCTGATGAGGTTGACACTGTGTAAAGAGTCCGAGTAGCAGACAAGTTCGTCGATATTCATGTCTTTGGCCAGCAAGAGACCCTTGTAGATAGCATACAATTCAGCGAGCAAAATGTCAGATGACCCTTGAATGAAGCCCGAGAAGCCAACAAGATAGTGACCGAAGGTGTTTATAATAATACCGCCAAATCCAGATCGAACGGGAGAATCGGGACAACTTCCATCCACATTAAGAATGGTACAGGGATAGTTGTCGTGGTTCCACTTGATATATCTATCAATTGACCCTTCGTTAGAAGCGGGGGAGAAGCAGTTGCTGAAGGTTTCGACCATAGCTCGAATGTGGAAGGAGATCCGACTTAAGGACCAAGTCTCATTGTTCAGGCACATCAGGTTGCGGTGTCTCCAAGACCACCACAGACCAGCCGAGAAAAGGAGGTCATTTGAACATGTGGCCCCTAGTTTAAGCCAATCGTACACATCTAGATTTGAGAAGAAATCCAAATTGTTAAAACCGATGTGGTTCCAAAGGCTGCGGGAGAACTCATAGTCCCGAATGCAATGAAGGAATGACTCATCTTGGAGGCCACAACGAGTGCAGGTGGCAGAAGGGTTCATCTTGCGATGATTGAGTAAAGAGAGCGTAGGCACAGAGTTGTGACAAGCCAACCAAAAGAAGAATTTAATCATTTCAGGGAGCTAAAGTTTCCATATCCACGACCAAGAGTGTGAGGGGTTATGATTTGTTATCGGGTCTCTCATGGAGAGTAACCAATTATAGCCACTTTTATTAGTGTATGTaccatttttgttgttggtCCAAATGAAGGCGTCTTCGATGGAATCATTGAACTTGAAGTTAGTATTGTTGATGACATCAGAAATCAACGGAGGGAGCTGGGTGTAGAGATTCTGTGTATGAGGGTTTCCTGTAGAAAGCACATCTTTTATAGAGAGCTGAAGATCGTGTATATCGACATAAGGAACAAGTGATTTAAGACGGCCAAGAGTGGTCCAAGGGGTGGACCAAAAGAAAGAAGATCCCGAATCAGCACGCCAAGAAAAGCCATCTTTGAGAATGTTTTTTGCTCGAGTAATAGAAGACCAATAGTTGAAGAGCCACTAGAGGAGTTGCTAGAGGAGAGGAAACTTGGCCCACCGAGATATTTGCTAGAAAGTAGGTGGACCCAAAGCTTATCCGAAGATTGCACCATATCCCAGACAAGTTTTTCCAAGAGAGAGATATTAGCTTCCCTTGCCTGTCGGACACCCAAACCGCCACACTGCTTAGGACGAGCAATTTTGTTCCATCCCACTAAGTGGATACCTTTGTTGTTGGAGTCTTTCCAGATAAAATTTTGAGTAATTTGGTCAATGTCGTCACATATACTTTGAGGTAGCCAAACAATTTGCATATAGTATGAGGGGATGGAGGTGAGGACAGAGGAAGCTAGTGTCAAACGACTTGGTTTGTTTAATAGACTGTTTTTCCAAGAAGCAAGTCGTGACTGCATTTTGTTAATGATAAAATGGAAATCACTTCTCTTGACACTCCCTTGGAGGATTGGGAAGCCTAAATACTTGTATAGGGAAGCGGTGCTCCTGATACCAGTGATAAGAATTCATTTAAGTTAGCATaaattagtatatatttttgtttgtttacatgtaaattaaattagcaTAAATAAAGAATAAGTTCAAAGTAAACACAAAAATTAACagtaatatttaatattttaaaattcggaGCGATCTAGCGATTGAATGGATAATCAGTCTAGacaatttcaaaaaattcagAGGGAGTAAGTTGTAACTGTGTTAAATTCAAATAGTATTTAATATGAAAACATGTTCAAAAGTCACATAATTTTATAGGTTTAAAGGCACGGACAATATGAAAACACTGTACATTTGTCAATATATATCAGTAAGAATATAGTTTCGTATAAATTACAAAAGTTCCTCGGtataaattacaataaaatagacattcgtattaatatataagtataaatataggCTACatgtaaattaaaaatataaataaatatgttcatctattaatatatgagtataaatttgATCcctatataaattacaaaaaaaaaaatccctcatattaatatattagtacaAATATAGGCAAACATACATATAAATTACAGGGCACGTTATTTTGTGAGTATAAATGTAGGCCTcgtataaattttaaaaaaaagaagccCCCCTATATTAACaaatgagtataaatataggtgctcgtaaaaattaccaaaaaaaagacCCGTATTAAAATGAGTGTAAATATAAGCcccatataaattacaaaaaaaagtcGCTCAAATTAATATgagtataattataaatatagacccgtataaattaaaaaaaaaaacctacgtATTATATACGAGCATAAAGATAAATctctaattaataaaaaaaaagatctcatataaattacaaaaacaaataaaaccctatattaatatatgaatataatagGTCCTCGTAAAAG
Coding sequences within it:
- the LOC123896706 gene encoding uncharacterized protein LOC123896706 — translated: MNPSATCTRCGLQDESFLHCIRDYEFSRSLWNHIGFNNLDFFSNLDVYDWLKLGATCSNDLLFSAGLWWSWRHRNLMCLNNETWSLSRISFHIRAMVETFSNCFSPASNEGSIDRYIKWNHDNYPCTILNVDGSCPDSPVRSGFGGIIINTFGHYLVGFSGFIQGSSDILLAELYAIYKGLLLAKDMNIDELVCYSDSLHSVNLIRGPHAKFHTHAVLIQDIKELLSQTNASLYHTLREGNQCADFFAKLGASSDADYLIHASTPDGVRDLLRNDAMRTFFLRE